One Paracidovorax avenae ATCC 19860 genomic region harbors:
- a CDS encoding CTP synthase, protein MTKFVFVTGGVVSSLGKGIASASLAAILESRGLKVTLIKLDPYINVDPGTMSPFQHGEVFVTDDGAETDLDLGHYERFIETRMKKTNNFTTGRIYQSVLEKERRGDYLGKTVQVIPHVTNEIQEYVKRGAGIGTEDAVDVAIVEIGGTVGDIESLPFLEAVRQMSLRMGPNNSAFVHLTYLPWIAAAGELKTKPTQHTVQKLREIGIQPDALLCRADRRIPDEERGKISLFTNVAEWGVISMWDVDTIYKVPRMLHEQGLDGLICDKLRLNTPPTSLKRWDQLVYETEHPQGEVTIAMVGKYVDLSDSYKSVNEALRHAGMKNHVRVKIEHVDSETIAPGDAAEKLAKYDAILVPGGFGARGVEGKICTARYAREQKVPYLGICLGMQVATIEYARHVAGLANANSTEFDAATPHPVIALITEWKDADGTIQTRSETSDLGGTMRLGAQSSDVASGTLAHEIYGNIVTERHRHRYEANVNYLDQLRRAGLVISALTQREQLTEIVELPREVHPWFIGVQFHPEFKSTPWDGHPLFNAFIKAAIEHQKSRQPALPAAAVS, encoded by the coding sequence ATGACCAAATTTGTCTTCGTCACCGGCGGTGTGGTGTCTTCCCTGGGCAAGGGAATCGCCTCAGCCTCCCTTGCTGCGATCCTCGAATCGCGCGGCCTCAAAGTCACCCTCATCAAGCTCGACCCGTACATCAACGTGGACCCGGGCACCATGTCCCCGTTCCAGCACGGCGAAGTGTTCGTCACCGACGACGGCGCCGAGACCGACCTCGACCTCGGCCACTATGAGCGTTTCATCGAAACGCGCATGAAGAAGACCAACAACTTCACCACGGGCCGCATCTACCAGTCCGTGCTGGAGAAGGAGCGCCGCGGCGACTACCTGGGCAAGACGGTGCAGGTGATCCCGCACGTCACCAACGAGATCCAGGAATACGTCAAGCGCGGCGCAGGCATCGGCACCGAGGACGCGGTGGACGTGGCCATCGTCGAGATCGGCGGCACGGTGGGCGACATCGAATCCCTGCCCTTCCTCGAGGCCGTGCGCCAGATGAGCCTGCGCATGGGACCGAACAACTCCGCCTTCGTCCACCTCACCTACCTGCCCTGGATCGCGGCGGCGGGCGAACTCAAGACCAAGCCCACCCAGCACACGGTGCAGAAGCTGCGCGAGATCGGCATCCAGCCCGACGCCCTGCTCTGCCGGGCCGACCGCCGCATCCCCGACGAGGAGCGCGGCAAGATCTCCCTGTTCACCAACGTGGCCGAATGGGGCGTGATCAGCATGTGGGACGTGGACACCATCTACAAGGTGCCCCGCATGCTGCACGAGCAGGGCCTGGACGGCCTGATCTGCGACAAGCTGCGCCTGAACACGCCGCCCACCAGCTTGAAGCGCTGGGACCAGCTCGTGTACGAGACCGAGCACCCGCAGGGCGAGGTCACCATCGCCATGGTGGGCAAGTACGTCGACCTGTCCGACAGCTACAAGTCGGTGAACGAGGCGCTGCGCCACGCGGGCATGAAGAACCACGTGCGAGTGAAGATCGAGCACGTCGATTCCGAGACCATCGCCCCGGGCGACGCGGCCGAGAAGCTCGCCAAGTACGATGCCATCCTCGTGCCCGGCGGCTTCGGCGCGCGGGGTGTGGAAGGCAAGATCTGCACGGCGCGCTACGCCCGCGAGCAGAAGGTGCCCTACCTGGGCATCTGCCTGGGCATGCAGGTGGCCACGATCGAATACGCGCGCCACGTGGCAGGCCTCGCGAACGCCAACAGCACCGAATTCGACGCCGCCACGCCGCATCCCGTGATCGCGCTGATCACCGAGTGGAAGGACGCCGACGGCACCATCCAGACGCGCAGCGAGACCTCCGACCTGGGCGGCACCATGCGCCTGGGCGCGCAGAGCTCGGACGTCGCATCCGGCACGCTGGCGCACGAAATCTACGGCAACATCGTCACCGAGCGCCACCGCCACCGCTACGAGGCGAACGTGAACTACCTCGACCAGCTCCGCCGCGCCGGCCTCGTGATCTCCGCGCTCACGCAGCGCGAACAGCTCACCGAGATCGTCGAACTGCCGCGCGAGGTGCACCCATGGTTCATCGGCGTGCAGTTCCACCCGGAGTTCAAATCCACCCCGTGGGACGGCCATCCGCTCTTCAACGCCTTCATCAAGGCGGCGATCGAACACCAGAAGAGCCGCCAGCCCGCACTGCCCGCCGCCGCGGTCTCCTGA